A window of the Bradyrhizobium ottawaense genome harbors these coding sequences:
- a CDS encoding TylF/MycF/NovP-related O-methyltransferase encodes MILKRWFSGSSAATAPEAPNDLKEQMNQLRNEVSLLRAQTMALEQRFATYYRERFNCIDKLADYLVGAELAGDYYEFGVSKGVTFSYAMRTMQGLFPAMNFIALDSFEGLPVPLGQDAVQGYTSGFQAGEFACSQEDFLNNVATSGGDVARIRTVAGWFDKSLVKGEPRIAGLGKVAAAWIDCDLYESTIPVLDFLTDRLSVGSVLLFDDWRCFRNLPDRGEQRACREWLARNPQIGLCEFVDFGFHGVSFTVERC; translated from the coding sequence ATGATCCTCAAGCGATGGTTTTCCGGTTCCAGCGCCGCGACGGCCCCCGAGGCTCCCAACGATCTGAAGGAACAGATGAATCAGCTTCGCAACGAAGTCTCCCTCCTGCGCGCGCAAACCATGGCGCTCGAACAGCGCTTTGCCACATATTACCGCGAGCGCTTCAATTGTATCGACAAGCTCGCCGACTATCTGGTCGGCGCGGAACTTGCGGGCGACTACTACGAATTCGGCGTCTCGAAGGGCGTGACGTTTTCCTATGCCATGCGGACCATGCAGGGACTGTTTCCCGCGATGAATTTCATCGCGCTCGATTCGTTCGAAGGGCTCCCCGTCCCTCTAGGACAGGACGCGGTGCAGGGCTATACCAGCGGCTTCCAGGCCGGCGAATTCGCGTGCAGCCAGGAGGATTTCTTGAACAACGTCGCAACATCCGGCGGTGATGTCGCCCGTATCAGGACGGTGGCGGGCTGGTTTGACAAGTCACTCGTAAAGGGCGAACCACGCATCGCCGGGCTCGGGAAAGTTGCCGCGGCCTGGATCGACTGCGATTTGTACGAGTCGACAATCCCCGTGCTCGACTTCCTCACCGACCGCCTGAGCGTCGGAAGCGTGCTGCTGTTCGATGACTGGCGTTGTTTCCGCAATCTGCCGGACCGCGGCGAGCAGCGCGCCTGTCGCGAATGGCTGGCGCGCAATCCACAGATCGGCCTATGCGAATTCGTCGATTTCGGTTTCCACGGCGTTTCCTTCACCGTCGAGCGATGCTAG
- a CDS encoding methyltransferase domain-containing protein codes for MAETIRAWQPDVVHTLGLDSASYLMDMARAAQPDIVEIGRWVVQVRGGPDLALHQHDPDHRRRIESVFAHCDHLIADNSINYQDAIKLGLEPHKIDSPGLGIVSGPGGLDVAAMRATWSLLPSQRPRTILWPKTYETISSKALPVFEALRLAWDRIAPVKIEMLWLVQSDVKTWFDKSMPDHIKASCNIHGRLDREEVLSMLPNARVMLAPSLTDGIPNSMMEAMALGAFPIVSPLDTITPVVKNEENVLFARNLYPEEITEAIVRAMQDDALVDAAAERNVTLVEKLADRTRIRSKVIAYYTELAAMQRPAAGLTVASLEVGPPPNTSAEKVLCGMCGRVEMDPTDQVVDIGVLIKRWSDHGVVFSPETINEYNTKKIGPIRLFECPSCGFGQFRPIVVGNADFYAAIGRVDYYTGSKWEFERSIELIQMRSAGSVIDVGCGSGFFLDHLRKAMPSVGAMGIEINAAAAAAARSRGHRVEILDWVNEDFSIADLPKADVVVCHQVLEHIKNPLRLLQAIRFMLTENGIAIISTPNATGLVAAYPDALTEQPPHHVTKWSDRVFRAALPRVGLSPTAIEHEPLPNYLFGGYLPVVWKANGWPAQFGQAAARVANLPDGGVDWFTKVLQSSGTRYVHGVGGHTVLVTARAVG; via the coding sequence TTGGCTGAGACGATCCGTGCATGGCAGCCTGATGTCGTGCACACCCTCGGTCTGGACTCGGCTTCCTATCTGATGGATATGGCGCGGGCGGCGCAGCCGGACATCGTTGAGATCGGCCGATGGGTCGTTCAGGTGCGCGGCGGTCCCGATCTTGCGCTTCATCAGCACGATCCGGATCACCGGCGGCGCATCGAAAGCGTGTTCGCGCACTGCGATCACCTGATCGCCGACAACTCGATCAATTATCAGGATGCGATCAAGCTCGGATTGGAGCCGCATAAGATCGACAGCCCCGGATTGGGCATCGTCTCCGGCCCGGGCGGACTCGACGTTGCGGCAATGCGTGCGACGTGGTCGCTGCTGCCCTCGCAGCGACCCCGGACCATTCTCTGGCCCAAGACCTACGAGACGATCTCTTCAAAGGCGCTGCCGGTGTTCGAGGCGCTTCGCCTGGCATGGGATCGCATTGCCCCGGTGAAAATCGAGATGCTCTGGCTGGTCCAGAGCGACGTCAAAACCTGGTTCGACAAGAGCATGCCGGACCACATCAAAGCGTCGTGCAATATCCACGGCCGCCTCGATCGCGAGGAGGTGCTGTCGATGCTGCCGAACGCGCGGGTGATGCTTGCGCCGTCCCTCACCGACGGCATCCCGAACTCCATGATGGAAGCCATGGCGCTGGGAGCTTTCCCCATCGTCTCGCCGCTCGACACCATCACGCCTGTCGTCAAGAACGAGGAGAACGTGCTGTTCGCCCGCAATCTCTATCCTGAAGAGATTACCGAGGCCATCGTGCGGGCCATGCAGGACGATGCCCTCGTCGATGCGGCCGCGGAGCGAAATGTGACGCTGGTCGAAAAGCTCGCCGATCGGACCCGCATCCGATCCAAGGTCATCGCCTATTACACGGAACTCGCAGCGATGCAACGCCCGGCCGCCGGCCTGACAGTCGCTTCGCTGGAAGTTGGGCCGCCCCCTAACACCAGCGCCGAAAAGGTTCTGTGCGGGATGTGTGGGCGTGTGGAAATGGACCCGACTGATCAGGTCGTCGATATCGGCGTCCTGATCAAGCGCTGGTCGGACCACGGCGTCGTCTTCAGCCCCGAGACCATCAACGAATACAATACAAAGAAGATCGGCCCGATCCGGCTTTTCGAGTGCCCGTCATGCGGATTTGGGCAATTTCGTCCCATCGTGGTCGGCAACGCTGACTTCTACGCGGCCATCGGCCGGGTCGATTACTACACTGGCAGCAAATGGGAGTTTGAGCGTTCGATCGAGCTGATTCAGATGCGGTCCGCTGGCAGCGTCATCGACGTTGGTTGCGGCTCCGGCTTTTTTCTTGATCACCTGCGCAAGGCAATGCCATCGGTCGGCGCGATGGGCATCGAAATCAACGCCGCCGCCGCCGCCGCCGCACGGTCGCGGGGGCATCGGGTGGAAATCCTCGACTGGGTCAACGAGGATTTTTCCATCGCTGACCTTCCGAAGGCCGACGTGGTGGTTTGCCACCAGGTCCTCGAGCACATCAAGAACCCGCTCCGCCTGCTGCAGGCGATCCGGTTCATGCTGACCGAAAACGGGATCGCGATCATTTCGACGCCCAACGCGACAGGATTAGTCGCGGCGTATCCCGACGCGCTCACCGAGCAGCCGCCTCATCACGTCACGAAATGGAGCGATCGCGTGTTCCGGGCGGCCTTGCCGCGCGTCGGCCTGTCGCCGACGGCGATCGAACATGAACCACTACCCAACTACCTGTTTGGCGGCTATCTTCCCGTGGTCTGGAAGGCGAACGGCTGGCCGGCGCAATTCGGGCAGGCGGCCGCCCGCGTCGCCAACCTCCCAGATGGTGGAGTGGACTGGTTCACCAAGGTTTTGCAGAGCAGCGGAACGCGCTACGTTCACGGTGTGGGCGGACACACCGTTCTCGTCACCGCGCGTGCGGTTGGATAA
- a CDS encoding glycosyltransferase, with amino-acid sequence MKVLQINSSDVLGSRFNGFDIRGLLADEGITSHHLVWNKLSKDPASSHLFPIPLSRQATAVLNRVESALSIHARLQLQSFTLPLHRRFREANLVHYHIVHDGYFSLSALPWLSRLKPTIWTVHDPWVMTGHCIYPVGCERWRIGCGACPRLDLPFLMHRDRTAQDFQWKRNILRRMDVDLVVASDSMRLMTEQSPIAQGKSVHVVPFGINLQKFKPGDAAAARKRLGVSPHRVVISVRAFPMSPFKGFDYFIDALRQLDAIGVPLAIITTHSKGHLNEFIGKHQVIELGWVNDENVMLDTYHAADMFVMPSPTEAFGMMAIEAMACGKPVIVFDGTSLPEVTDAPRVGVAVPNRNVDALADAIRMLALNKDERTRRGLAGRALAEQLYDERVFARRLAELYQSVALARKDSSEQRP; translated from the coding sequence GTGAAGGTCCTCCAGATCAACTCCTCCGACGTGCTGGGAAGCCGTTTCAACGGCTTCGACATTCGCGGCCTTCTGGCTGATGAAGGCATTACGTCCCATCATCTGGTGTGGAACAAGCTCAGCAAAGACCCGGCGTCGAGCCACCTGTTTCCCATTCCCTTAAGCCGTCAGGCGACAGCCGTCCTGAACCGGGTCGAAAGCGCGCTGTCGATCCACGCCCGACTGCAATTGCAGTCCTTTACGCTTCCCCTGCACCGCCGGTTTCGCGAAGCGAATCTGGTGCACTATCACATCGTACATGACGGCTATTTCAGCCTGTCCGCGCTTCCGTGGCTGAGCCGTCTGAAGCCGACCATCTGGACCGTGCACGACCCCTGGGTGATGACGGGGCATTGCATCTACCCGGTCGGCTGCGAGCGTTGGCGGATCGGATGCGGTGCCTGCCCGCGGCTTGATCTGCCTTTCCTGATGCATCGCGACCGCACGGCGCAGGACTTCCAATGGAAGCGCAACATTCTGCGCCGGATGGACGTGGATCTGGTCGTTGCCTCCGATTCCATGCGGCTCATGACCGAACAGTCGCCGATCGCACAGGGAAAGTCTGTCCACGTCGTTCCGTTCGGCATCAACCTGCAAAAGTTCAAGCCGGGCGACGCCGCCGCCGCGCGCAAGCGGCTGGGCGTTTCGCCACATCGCGTCGTGATCAGCGTGCGTGCGTTTCCGATGAGCCCGTTCAAGGGTTTTGATTATTTCATCGACGCACTGCGGCAGCTCGATGCGATCGGCGTTCCGCTAGCCATTATCACCACCCATTCGAAGGGTCATCTGAACGAGTTCATCGGCAAGCACCAGGTCATCGAACTCGGCTGGGTGAATGATGAAAACGTCATGCTGGACACGTACCATGCAGCGGACATGTTCGTGATGCCTTCACCCACCGAGGCATTCGGGATGATGGCAATCGAGGCGATGGCCTGCGGCAAGCCGGTGATCGTATTCGACGGGACGTCGCTTCCCGAGGTGACGGATGCTCCACGTGTTGGCGTCGCCGTGCCCAACAGGAATGTCGATGCACTTGCCGACGCCATCCGCATGCTTGCCCTCAATAAGGACGAGCGCACCAGGCGCGGCCTCGCGGGGCGCGCCCTTGCAGAGCAGCTGTACGACGAACGCGTCTTTGCGCGACGTCTGGCCGAGCTTTACCAATCGGTTGCCCTCGCCCGCAAAGACAGTTCAGAGCAACGACCATGA
- a CDS encoding ABC transporter permease translates to MSRHRRLALELSKRELLDRYAGQFFGAAWALFHPALTVLVFLFLFGEVLKLKISGTNIPPNVGFTTYLLAGLLPWLVLQDVMGRGATLITSQAHLVKQVAFPLDVLPIKSIPPAFVILLVGLILLAGYTLVFVGPLPWTYIMLPLLISELAIICVGVALLLSAVGVFVRDLKDFVQIFTFVGIYVSPIIYTIDAIPSKLRLLIMLNPFTSIILVFQDALFYGAFIHPWAWVISALLSLAIFLVGARVFYSTQHFFGSYL, encoded by the coding sequence ATGTCACGGCATCGCCGGCTGGCGCTTGAGCTGTCCAAACGGGAATTGCTGGACCGCTACGCCGGACAGTTCTTTGGCGCGGCCTGGGCGCTTTTCCATCCGGCGCTGACGGTGCTTGTGTTCCTGTTCCTGTTCGGCGAGGTGCTCAAGCTCAAGATCAGCGGCACCAACATTCCCCCTAATGTCGGCTTCACAACCTATCTGCTGGCTGGCCTTTTGCCCTGGCTAGTGCTGCAGGACGTGATGGGGCGCGGAGCGACCCTGATCACGTCACAGGCGCATCTGGTCAAGCAGGTCGCGTTTCCACTGGACGTGCTGCCGATCAAATCAATTCCTCCGGCATTCGTCATCCTGCTGGTCGGGCTGATCCTTCTCGCAGGCTACACGCTAGTGTTCGTCGGCCCGCTACCCTGGACCTATATCATGCTTCCGCTCCTGATCTCCGAACTGGCCATCATCTGCGTCGGCGTGGCGCTGCTGCTCTCCGCCGTCGGCGTATTCGTGCGCGACCTGAAAGACTTCGTGCAGATCTTCACCTTTGTCGGGATTTACGTGTCCCCGATCATCTACACGATCGATGCCATTCCCTCGAAGCTGCGCTTGCTGATCATGCTGAACCCGTTCACGTCGATCATTCTCGTGTTTCAGGATGCGCTGTTCTACGGCGCCTTCATCCACCCGTGGGCCTGGGTGATCTCTGCACTGCTGTCTCTCGCAATATTCCTTGTTGGCGCGCGGGTATTCTATTCGACGCAACACTTTTTTGGAAGTTACCTGTGA
- a CDS encoding glycosyltransferase yields the protein MTSRPKILFVAMHTSVHAARWVELTTRLGYDCHVFPINAEAPHQKLAAGVTLHQPVFRDAPAPTLRQSPQSEQFARALRVLRLVVTNPRDAVRRVRKRLNSRPRPVVTSPTPAVTDDQLKVVPFVVNDLLPGLAGSDERIRLGRANESDETALRLHGPEVLAALIEHLKPDLIHSMEFQHAGYLVLAARDRISGKMPAWMATNWGSDIYHFGKSPDHALQIRRVCEAIDLYSCECHRDLALGREFGYRGPDLPVLPNSGGIDMAQTMSLRHPAPPSARKLIMVKGYDHFAGRAMVSLAVLERFAAQLRNYTIVLFSVGARPRVRALELAAAGTLDIRVIDWATHDEILQQFGLARLYLGISASDAISTSVLEAMAMGAFPIQTDTSCCAEWFIPDTSGFAVPVDDFEVICDRFQRALTDDALVDAAATINLDIIKSRLAIEVFMPRMGDFYAQAFCHAHSANRRATP from the coding sequence ATGACATCGCGCCCCAAAATCCTGTTCGTGGCCATGCACACCAGCGTCCACGCAGCCCGCTGGGTCGAGCTGACGACGCGTCTCGGCTATGACTGCCACGTATTCCCCATCAATGCGGAAGCGCCGCATCAGAAGCTCGCGGCGGGGGTCACGCTGCACCAGCCGGTTTTTCGCGACGCGCCGGCGCCGACGCTGCGGCAATCGCCGCAGAGCGAGCAGTTCGCCCGCGCGTTGCGGGTGCTGCGGCTTGTGGTGACGAATCCGCGCGACGCCGTCAGGCGTGTGCGCAAACGTCTGAACAGCCGGCCGAGGCCCGTCGTCACGTCGCCGACACCTGCCGTGACCGACGATCAGCTCAAGGTCGTCCCATTCGTTGTCAATGACCTGCTGCCCGGTCTTGCCGGCAGCGACGAAAGGATTCGGCTTGGTCGCGCCAACGAAAGCGATGAAACCGCGCTGCGCCTGCACGGTCCCGAAGTGCTGGCCGCACTGATTGAGCATTTGAAACCTGATCTGATTCACTCGATGGAATTCCAGCACGCGGGTTATCTCGTGTTGGCTGCGAGGGATCGCATCAGCGGGAAAATGCCGGCCTGGATGGCGACCAACTGGGGCAGCGATATCTACCATTTCGGCAAAAGCCCGGACCACGCGCTGCAGATTCGCCGCGTTTGCGAAGCGATCGACCTGTATTCCTGCGAGTGCCATCGCGATCTCGCCCTGGGACGGGAATTCGGTTACCGTGGCCCGGACCTTCCGGTGCTTCCCAATTCCGGCGGCATCGACATGGCGCAAACTATGAGCTTGCGGCATCCCGCGCCGCCCTCGGCGCGCAAGCTGATCATGGTCAAGGGCTACGATCATTTCGCGGGCCGTGCGATGGTATCGCTCGCTGTGCTGGAACGCTTTGCCGCACAGCTTCGCAACTACACGATCGTGCTTTTTTCGGTGGGCGCGCGACCGCGCGTCCGCGCGCTCGAACTCGCCGCGGCGGGCACCCTCGACATCAGGGTGATCGACTGGGCGACCCACGACGAAATCCTGCAGCAGTTCGGTCTGGCGAGGCTTTACCTGGGAATCAGCGCCTCCGATGCGATATCGACATCGGTGCTTGAGGCGATGGCGATGGGTGCGTTTCCGATTCAGACCGATACGTCGTGCTGTGCCGAATGGTTCATCCCTGATACGTCGGGATTTGCAGTTCCCGTCGATGATTTCGAAGTCATCTGCGATCGCTTTCAGCGCGCTCTGACTGACGACGCGCTTGTTGATGCGGCCGCCACAATCAATCTGGACATCATCAAGTCGCGTCTTGCCATTGAGGTTTTCATGCCCCGAATGGGCGACTTCTACGCTCAGGCGTTTTGCCACGCGCACAGCGCCAACCGCCGGGCCACACCGTGA
- a CDS encoding glycosyltransferase, whose translation MTAQMCRCVAADELAIFCVLNRHLTPDLYPDLAAIPSKTVHKPNEQNPRNPKYFPLDLARAFASETIRRRTVIPSLVREAIAYGREQGVTSLWAILQGQTMVRIAGAVAEGLNVPLRAQVWDPLGWWLRAHGVDRFNRRADLAKFDETMRQATTCAAASWAMARQYKEQYGTTSYVIIASLDEALAHKPVPALRNSDEVVIGMAGQFYAEQEWHDLLQALNLAGWQIGGRKIVVRVAGHAPPRTETAQAASIEFLGWRSQPELIDILSTTCDIMYCPYPFSPQMEEVARLSFPSKIPTYLAAGRPILFHGPDYASPAHYLRERGAGLICRTGEPAAVYNAVLQLVEDTELYAELAVAAQAAFEADFALNSMKKSVRNFLGYSD comes from the coding sequence GTGACCGCGCAGATGTGTCGGTGTGTTGCTGCGGACGAACTGGCGATCTTCTGCGTTCTGAACCGGCACCTGACGCCCGACCTCTATCCCGATCTGGCCGCCATTCCAAGCAAGACAGTCCACAAGCCCAACGAACAAAACCCGCGAAATCCGAAGTACTTTCCGCTCGATCTGGCGAGAGCCTTTGCGTCCGAGACTATCAGGCGGCGCACCGTGATCCCCTCTTTGGTGCGGGAGGCCATCGCGTACGGCCGCGAACAAGGCGTGACATCGCTATGGGCGATCTTGCAGGGCCAGACCATGGTGCGGATTGCTGGTGCTGTTGCCGAGGGACTGAACGTCCCGCTTCGGGCGCAGGTCTGGGACCCGCTGGGCTGGTGGCTGCGTGCGCACGGCGTCGATCGCTTCAACCGCAGGGCCGACCTCGCCAAATTCGATGAAACGATGCGTCAGGCGACCACCTGCGCGGCGGCCTCGTGGGCGATGGCGCGACAATACAAGGAGCAGTATGGCACGACGTCCTACGTCATCATCGCTTCGCTCGACGAAGCGCTCGCGCACAAGCCTGTGCCGGCCCTGCGAAATTCCGACGAGGTCGTCATCGGCATGGCCGGCCAGTTCTATGCGGAACAGGAATGGCACGATCTGCTGCAGGCGCTCAATCTTGCGGGATGGCAGATCGGCGGCCGCAAGATTGTGGTTCGCGTCGCCGGGCATGCGCCTCCGCGGACGGAAACCGCACAAGCCGCGAGCATCGAATTCCTCGGCTGGCGATCGCAGCCCGAACTGATCGATATCCTGTCGACCACGTGCGACATCATGTATTGTCCCTACCCGTTCTCTCCGCAGATGGAGGAAGTCGCACGTCTCAGCTTTCCCTCCAAGATTCCAACATACCTCGCGGCCGGTCGACCCATCCTGTTCCACGGCCCCGATTATGCCTCGCCAGCGCACTATCTCCGGGAGCGCGGCGCTGGTTTGATATGTCGCACGGGGGAGCCGGCGGCCGTCTACAACGCCGTGCTTCAACTCGTCGAGGACACCGAGCTTTATGCCGAGCTTGCGGTGGCCGCCCAGGCCGCCTTCGAGGCGGACTTCGCCTTGAATAGCATGAAGAAAAGCGTGCGAAACTTTCTTGGTTATTCAGATTGA
- a CDS encoding dTDP-4-dehydrorhamnose reductase family protein produces the protein MIKILVVGVSGMLGSTAYRFFASSKGIRVTGTARSLREIEALPRRDDATIIGGVDATDIDSVIGVIGTEKPDVVINCVGVIKQLASSKSSLTSIAINSLFPHRLAQICAASNARLIQISTDCVFAGDKGNYRETDIPDAHDLYGRSKLLGEVDYPHAITLRTSIIGHELGRAVSLIDWFLSQPGPRVSGYHRAIYSGFPTIELVRIIRDFVIPKPELHGLWHVASAPINKFDLLTLVKEVYGKTIEIVPDDSLVIDRSLDGSRFNAATGYAAPSWRDLMTQMNATR, from the coding sequence ATGATAAAAATCCTAGTTGTTGGCGTGTCCGGCATGCTCGGAAGCACCGCCTATCGCTTCTTCGCGTCGTCGAAGGGCATCCGCGTCACCGGCACCGCCCGCTCCCTTCGCGAGATCGAAGCCCTGCCGCGACGCGACGACGCGACCATCATCGGTGGCGTCGACGCGACGGATATCGACTCGGTCATCGGGGTCATTGGAACTGAAAAGCCTGACGTGGTGATAAATTGCGTGGGTGTCATCAAGCAGCTGGCATCATCGAAGTCTTCGCTCACCTCGATCGCCATCAATTCGCTGTTTCCGCACCGTCTGGCGCAGATTTGCGCAGCTTCGAACGCCCGCCTGATCCAGATCTCGACGGATTGCGTCTTTGCCGGTGACAAGGGCAACTACAGGGAAACCGACATTCCCGACGCGCACGATCTCTACGGACGATCGAAGCTGCTCGGCGAGGTCGATTACCCGCACGCGATCACGCTGCGCACCTCGATCATCGGCCACGAGCTCGGCCGCGCGGTGTCGCTGATCGACTGGTTTCTCAGCCAGCCCGGTCCCCGGGTCTCCGGTTACCATCGGGCAATCTACAGCGGTTTTCCGACCATCGAACTGGTCCGGATCATCCGGGACTTCGTCATCCCGAAGCCCGAGCTACATGGCCTGTGGCACGTCGCATCGGCGCCCATCAACAAGTTCGACCTCCTCACGCTCGTCAAGGAAGTGTACGGAAAGACCATCGAGATCGTTCCCGACGACTCCCTCGTGATCGACCGATCGCTCGACGGTTCGCGCTTTAATGCGGCCACCGGCTACGCCGCTCCGTCCTGGCGCGATCTCATGACCCAGATGAACGCCACACGCTGA
- a CDS encoding ABC transporter ATP-binding protein has protein sequence MGLGDLCTAVSRNIPCWRAGILFDATLFWKLPVSEIAISIRNLSKVYKIYSRPVDILWELLTRKNRHREFWSLRDVSLDVKRGEVIGVIGRNGAGKTTLLRIIAGTLDANSGSIEVNGKVSAIMALGTGFNLDLSGRENILIGGLVQGLTHDEIKAKTQDIIDFSGLRDFIDQPCKTYSSGMIARLAFSVAASIDPDILIVDEALATGDMVFNVKSYARMRRIARSGATVLLVTHSLAQIYELCDRAILIENGSVAMVGEPRVVGQAYEDLLHKEMEAAAAFTAPTAAASPLAQALDKPVQLKGFVVENVQFLDTQGRPVRSLNSGETYRITIRGSATGHMTNASLGYKIRTQLGTEIYGTSTAEFGRSLDLEPGQRAEAVFEFRCDLGGGSYYLTIAAGEGDGPGDESALADTTSLTNAVFFDVTGVRVFAGIVDLDSRLLPDRAT, from the coding sequence GTGGGCCTGGGTGATCTCTGCACTGCTGTCTCTCGCAATATTCCTTGTTGGCGCGCGGGTATTCTATTCGACGCAACACTTTTTTGGAAGTTACCTGTGAGCGAAATCGCAATCTCCATCCGCAACCTATCCAAGGTCTATAAGATCTATTCGCGGCCGGTTGATATTTTGTGGGAGCTCCTTACGCGAAAAAACCGCCACCGGGAGTTCTGGTCGCTCCGGGATGTGTCGCTCGACGTGAAGCGCGGCGAAGTGATCGGCGTGATCGGACGCAACGGCGCGGGAAAGACGACGCTGCTGCGCATAATTGCCGGAACGCTCGATGCCAATTCGGGGTCCATTGAGGTCAACGGCAAGGTGTCCGCCATCATGGCGCTGGGGACTGGCTTCAACCTGGACCTCTCCGGCCGCGAGAACATCCTGATCGGCGGCCTCGTGCAAGGGCTAACCCATGACGAGATCAAGGCCAAGACCCAGGACATCATCGACTTCTCCGGCCTGCGTGATTTCATCGACCAACCCTGCAAAACCTATTCGAGCGGCATGATCGCCCGTCTGGCGTTTTCCGTGGCGGCTAGCATTGATCCCGACATCCTGATCGTCGACGAAGCGCTGGCCACCGGCGACATGGTCTTCAACGTCAAGAGCTACGCGCGGATGCGACGGATCGCACGCAGCGGCGCAACGGTGCTGCTGGTGACTCACAGCCTCGCGCAGATCTACGAACTGTGCGATCGCGCGATCCTGATCGAGAACGGCAGCGTCGCGATGGTCGGCGAGCCGCGCGTCGTCGGTCAGGCTTATGAAGATCTGCTTCACAAGGAGATGGAGGCAGCGGCGGCTTTCACCGCGCCGACGGCTGCCGCGTCGCCCCTCGCGCAAGCGCTGGATAAGCCGGTTCAGTTGAAAGGCTTTGTCGTCGAAAACGTGCAGTTCTTGGACACGCAGGGCCGGCCGGTGCGCTCGCTGAATTCCGGAGAGACCTATCGCATCACCATTCGGGGCAGCGCCACCGGCCACATGACGAACGCTAGTCTCGGGTACAAGATACGGACGCAGTTAGGGACCGAGATCTATGGCACGTCCACTGCCGAATTCGGCCGCAGCCTCGATCTGGAGCCGGGCCAGCGCGCCGAAGCGGTGTTCGAGTTCAGATGCGATCTTGGCGGCGGCAGCTACTATCTGACCATCGCAGCGGGCGAAGGCGACGGCCCCGGCGACGAGTCGGCACTGGCGGATACGACGAGCCTGACGAACGCGGTGTTCTTCGACGTCACCGGCGTGCGCGTTTTCGCCGGAATCGTGGATCTGGACAGCCGGCTTCTTCCCGACAGGGCGACCTGA
- a CDS encoding SDR family NAD(P)-dependent oxidoreductase, protein MDLKDKVLLITGGTGSFGNAVLKRFLTEDVREIRIFSRDEKKQEDMRIELKNDKVKFYIGDVREPSSIAQAMRGVDLVFHAAALKQVPSCEFYPLEAVRTNILGAENVLDAALRFNVERVVVLSTDKAVYPINAMGMSKALMEKLTVAKARLLQANEPTVLCATRYGNVMASRGSVIPLFVSQVKANRPITVTDPNMTRFLMSLDESVDLVLFAYANANQGDILVQKSPASTVETLAKAIIAVFEREVPIQVIGTRHGEKRYESLVSREEMARAEDLGRFYRVPADDRDLNYNKYFVEGEQRISRMEDYTSDNTELLDVRQVMDVLLKLDFIKEELKSGFA, encoded by the coding sequence ATGGATTTGAAAGATAAAGTGCTCCTGATCACGGGGGGCACGGGTTCGTTTGGCAATGCTGTCCTGAAACGTTTTCTCACCGAGGACGTGCGTGAAATCCGCATCTTCAGCCGCGACGAGAAGAAGCAGGAGGACATGCGGATCGAGCTGAAGAACGACAAGGTCAAGTTCTATATCGGCGACGTCCGCGAGCCTTCGAGCATCGCTCAGGCCATGCGCGGCGTTGATCTGGTGTTTCACGCCGCCGCGCTGAAGCAGGTGCCGTCATGCGAGTTCTACCCGCTCGAGGCAGTGCGCACCAACATTCTCGGCGCTGAGAACGTTCTGGATGCGGCCCTGCGCTTCAACGTCGAACGTGTCGTCGTGTTGTCCACCGACAAGGCCGTCTATCCCATCAATGCGATGGGCATGAGCAAGGCGTTAATGGAAAAGCTGACGGTCGCCAAAGCGCGCCTGCTGCAGGCCAATGAGCCTACCGTGCTCTGCGCGACGCGCTATGGCAACGTGATGGCGTCGCGCGGATCAGTCATTCCACTGTTCGTGTCGCAGGTGAAGGCCAACCGGCCGATCACGGTGACGGATCCGAACATGACCCGGTTTCTGATGTCGCTGGACGAATCCGTCGATCTCGTGCTGTTCGCCTACGCCAACGCCAATCAGGGCGACATCCTCGTTCAGAAGTCGCCGGCCAGCACCGTCGAGACGCTCGCCAAGGCCATCATTGCGGTTTTCGAGCGGGAGGTGCCGATCCAGGTTATCGGAACGCGTCACGGCGAAAAGAGGTATGAGTCGCTGGTCTCCCGCGAGGAGATGGCGCGCGCCGAGGATCTTGGCCGCTTCTACCGCGTTCCGGCGGACGACCGCGACCTAAATTATAACAAGTATTTTGTCGAAGGGGAGCAGCGCATCTCCAGGATGGAAGACTACACGTCGGACAACACCGAACTGCTCGATGTACGGCAGGTGATGGATGTGCTGCTGAAGCTGGACTTCATCAAGGAAGAGCTGAAATCCGGCTTCGCCTGA